A genomic region of Acidobacteriota bacterium contains the following coding sequences:
- a CDS encoding condensation domain-containing protein, with amino-acid sequence ALGEALERWREVVPPEVRLINVYGPTETTISVTSADLSGDSSAPGRVSIGRPMPGVRVYVLDRRGEPALVGAAGELAIGGGTLARGYLDAPGATADAFRPDPFCGQPGARLYRSGDRARFASNGQLEVLGRLDRQIKLRGFRIEPGEVEAVLAACPGVRAAVVMARQTAAGPALAAWVASARPIEEVVAAAAERLPKPLRPSLWAAVDRFETTTSGKVDLRQLPSPAPLASTTGRGGERSVEEETLAVLWQQVLGGEEPGPDDDFFALGGHSLLAARLIPRVREAFGVEMPLSDLFEAPTLRAQAIRLTERLRQPLRPSPPPLAPATDRRRLSAGQRALWFVDRLDPGSPAYGISSAIRLEGDLDPLALRTAWSALAERHEVLRTRFPEEDGEPVARPLAPPSPESWPLIDLGALASPAADREARRLAGAESRFRFDLAGAGPLRVLLLRHGDRRWDLLVNVHHIATDGTSMTILFADLQRLYGDLAAGRRPTLEPLPLQYGDYAAWEKRWLDRPDVAGPLLESWRARLGGELPKLALPVDRPAGSDATPGVAESGDTGASRSRGGVVPLAVSREQLSPVLAAAAERGATPFVAFLAAWKLYLAQLTGERDLRVGTPVSVRPARVLEQVVGLFANTLVLRTSLDDDPTFLAAVDRVRGTAIAAWAARELPYERLVAALRPDRAAGAAPLYEVWFVLQDEPPRLAIPGLSAELLVTDVAPPAKFDLALNLTLHDGALRGFVEHDPARISETTARRLAAGYVDLLSAIAADPARPLSELAAQISEEERSTRAARRRGFESALRSGLATRRAVVITNSTPEEPES; translated from the coding sequence CGGCCCTCGGCGAGGCGCTCGAACGCTGGCGCGAGGTGGTGCCGCCGGAAGTTCGGCTGATCAATGTCTACGGCCCGACGGAGACCACGATCTCGGTCACCTCCGCCGATCTCTCGGGCGACTCCTCTGCGCCCGGCCGAGTCTCGATCGGTCGGCCGATGCCCGGTGTCCGGGTCTACGTCCTCGATCGCCGTGGCGAGCCGGCCTTGGTGGGTGCGGCGGGCGAGCTGGCGATCGGCGGCGGCACCCTGGCCCGTGGCTACCTCGACGCGCCCGGCGCCACCGCCGACGCCTTTCGTCCCGACCCCTTCTGCGGGCAACCCGGCGCCCGCCTCTACCGCAGCGGCGATCGGGCGCGCTTCGCTTCGAACGGGCAGCTCGAAGTGCTCGGCAGGCTCGATCGTCAGATCAAGCTGCGCGGGTTCCGCATCGAGCCCGGCGAGGTCGAGGCGGTGCTGGCGGCCTGCCCGGGGGTGCGTGCGGCGGTGGTCATGGCGCGGCAGACAGCCGCCGGTCCGGCGCTCGCTGCCTGGGTGGCGAGCGCGCGGCCGATCGAGGAGGTGGTCGCCGCCGCGGCGGAGCGATTGCCGAAACCGCTGCGCCCTTCCCTCTGGGCCGCCGTCGACCGCTTCGAGACGACGACCTCCGGCAAGGTCGATCTGCGCCAGCTGCCGTCGCCCGCACCGCTCGCCTCCACGACAGGCCGCGGCGGGGAGCGATCGGTCGAGGAGGAGACCCTGGCGGTCCTCTGGCAGCAGGTGCTGGGCGGCGAGGAGCCAGGACCCGACGACGACTTCTTCGCCCTCGGGGGGCACTCGCTGCTGGCGGCGCGACTGATCCCGCGGGTGCGCGAGGCCTTCGGGGTCGAAATGCCCCTGTCGGACCTGTTCGAAGCGCCGACGCTGCGAGCGCAAGCGATCCGGCTCACCGAACGGCTGCGACAGCCGCTCCGCCCATCGCCACCGCCGCTCGCTCCCGCCACCGACCGCCGCCGGCTGTCCGCCGGTCAGCGGGCGCTCTGGTTCGTCGACCGGCTCGATCCGGGAAGCCCCGCCTACGGCATCTCGTCGGCGATTCGGCTCGAGGGCGACCTCGACCCGCTCGCCCTGCGCACTGCCTGGAGTGCTCTCGCCGAGCGCCACGAGGTTTTGCGGACGCGCTTCCCGGAGGAGGACGGCGAGCCCGTGGCCCGGCCGCTGGCGCCGCCTTCCCCGGAAAGCTGGCCGCTGATCGACCTCGGTGCGCTGGCTTCGCCGGCGGCGGACCGGGAGGCGCGCCGCCTCGCCGGCGCCGAGTCGCGATTCCGCTTCGACCTCGCCGGCGCGGGACCGCTGCGGGTGCTCTTGCTGCGGCACGGGGACCGGCGCTGGGACCTGCTGGTCAATGTCCATCACATCGCGACGGACGGAACGTCGATGACGATCTTGTTCGCCGATCTGCAGCGCCTCTACGGTGATCTCGCCGCCGGCCGCCGGCCGACGCTCGAGCCGCTACCGCTCCAGTACGGCGACTACGCGGCCTGGGAAAAGCGCTGGCTCGACCGGCCGGACGTCGCCGGGCCGCTGCTCGAGAGCTGGCGCGCCCGCCTCGGGGGCGAGCTGCCGAAGCTCGCCTTACCGGTCGATCGTCCCGCCGGCAGCGATGCCACGCCGGGCGTTGCCGAATCGGGCGATACCGGCGCCTCCCGATCGCGCGGTGGGGTGGTGCCGCTGGCGGTCTCGCGGGAGCAGCTCTCGCCGGTGCTCGCCGCTGCGGCCGAACGCGGCGCAACGCCGTTCGTCGCTTTTCTCGCCGCCTGGAAACTCTACCTCGCTCAGCTCACCGGCGAGCGCGATCTGCGGGTCGGCACGCCGGTGTCGGTGCGTCCGGCGCGGGTCCTCGAGCAGGTGGTCGGGCTGTTCGCCAACACCTTGGTTCTGCGCACCTCCTTGGACGACGATCCGACCTTTCTCGCCGCTGTCGACCGCGTGCGAGGCACCGCGATCGCCGCCTGGGCCGCCCGCGAGCTGCCCTACGAGCGGCTGGTGGCGGCGCTGCGCCCGGACCGTGCCGCCGGCGCGGCGCCGCTCTATGAGGTCTGGTTCGTGCTTCAGGACGAGCCGCCGCGACTCGCCATTCCCGGGCTGTCGGCAGAGCTGCTGGTCACCGACGTGGCGCCGCCGGCGAAGTTCGACCTCGCCCTCAACCTGACCCTGCACGACGGCGCGCTGCGCGGTTTCGTCGAGCACGACCCGGCGCGAATCTCCGAGACCACCGCCCGCCGGTTGGCCGCCGGCTATGTCGACTTGCTGTCGGCCATCGCTGCCGACCCGGCCCGGCCGCTGTCCGAACTCGCCGCCCAGATCTCCGAGGAGGAGCGCTCTACCCGGGCGGCGCGCCGACGCGGTTTCGAAAGCGCGCTGCGCTCCGGCCTCGCCACGCGCCGCGCGGTCGTCATCACGAATTCCACTCCAGAGGAGCCCGAGTCATGA
- a CDS encoding TauD/TfdA family dioxygenase: protein MTNPRSVPPPTLPGIGAVRRRAVASPSAAVTCEPLAGGSPVVVTPAAGADLDLEAWAAGERESVDRWFAEHRALLFRGFRVDGLEAFRSFAGATADGDPLDYRDRSTPRPELGRGVYVSTVYPPARSIDLHNEGTYWVRFPLKIYFGSLIVADEGGETPIADVRRVLARLPETVRERFRRLGVLYVRNYNDGFGLPWQEVFQTESREEVEDYCRGNAIELEWKAGDRLRTRQHRPAIRRHPVTDEEIWFNHALFFHTSSLDSEMRRTLLADLGEEGLPYATYYGDGSPIEPEVTAAIRQAYEQETIAFPWQTGDVLMLDNLCFAHGRRPYRGERQVVVAMMEPVAG, encoded by the coding sequence ATGACCAATCCCCGTTCCGTTCCACCTCCCACCCTGCCTGGCATCGGCGCCGTCCGTCGGCGCGCCGTGGCCTCCCCTTCCGCCGCCGTCACCTGCGAGCCCCTTGCCGGCGGTTCACCGGTGGTGGTCACCCCCGCCGCTGGTGCCGACCTCGACCTCGAAGCCTGGGCGGCGGGAGAACGGGAGAGCGTCGATCGCTGGTTCGCCGAGCACCGAGCCCTGCTCTTCCGCGGCTTTCGGGTGGACGGCCTGGAGGCCTTCCGCAGCTTCGCCGGGGCCACCGCCGACGGCGATCCGCTCGACTACCGTGACCGGTCGACGCCGCGGCCGGAGCTCGGCCGGGGCGTCTACGTCTCGACCGTCTACCCGCCGGCGCGCTCGATCGATCTCCACAACGAGGGCACCTACTGGGTTCGCTTCCCACTCAAGATCTACTTCGGATCGCTGATCGTCGCAGACGAAGGCGGCGAGACGCCGATTGCCGATGTCCGTCGGGTGCTCGCCCGCTTGCCCGAGACGGTGCGTGAGCGCTTTCGGCGTCTGGGCGTTCTCTACGTCCGCAACTACAACGACGGCTTCGGCCTGCCGTGGCAGGAGGTTTTCCAGACGGAAAGCCGCGAGGAGGTCGAGGACTACTGCCGCGGCAACGCGATCGAGCTCGAGTGGAAAGCGGGCGATCGCCTCCGGACTCGACAACATCGACCGGCGATACGCCGCCATCCGGTGACCGACGAAGAGATCTGGTTCAACCACGCCCTCTTCTTTCATACCTCGTCGCTCGATTCCGAGATGCGGCGGACCCTGCTCGCCGACCTGGGCGAGGAGGGGCTTCCCTACGCCACCTACTACGGCGACGGCTCGCCGATCGAGCCCGAGGTGACGGCGGCGATTCGACAAGCCTACGAGCAGGAAACCATCGCTTTCCCTTGGCAAACGGGCGACGTTCTGATGCTGGACAACCTCTGCTTCGCGCACGGCCGGCGGCCGTACCGCGGTGAGCGCCAGGTGGTGGTGGCGATGATGGAGCCGGTGGCCGGATGA